A single Cottoperca gobio chromosome 7, fCotGob3.1, whole genome shotgun sequence DNA region contains:
- the pm20d1.2 gene encoding N-fatty-acyl-amino acid synthase/hydrolase PM20D1.2, with protein MTDSGQKFKIFKFLKIVICSILITTLLLFTIVCIRTLSLDVNVGLQLARWEKTKNISLVIDDHRREELLANFKEAIRIPTVSFSEKESNTTALLEFDRLLRKVFPTVFSSSLIRHELVANYSHLFWVQGSQPDLVPYLLLAHIDVVPASESDGWEAPPFSAKEIDGFIYGRGTIDDKSPLMGILQALEYLLLKGYAPRRGFYISLGHDEEVSGYKGAMNIVRVLKQRGVQLSFVLDEGLAVLDGVISGLEGPAALIGISEKGWATVKLSVSMIPGHSSMPPSETTIGILAAAVKRLEDNPMPRLFGHGPERETFEHLAHKFGLPMKFIMSNLWLFAPLLGRVLERKPETNAFVRTTTAVTMFNAGVKVNIIPSLAEAYVNLRIHSSQSLQEVLDLFQSTVGDQRVKIELVDGFDPLPVSSADEKSFGFQIIKKTVLDMFPTVTVAPGICIGNTDSRHFKDLTKDIYRFAPVWFKPGDAQRFHGINERISKKNYEELVVFYFSLIQNCDIQKLPEPHSSVHEL; from the exons ATGACAGACTCGGGACAGAAGTTCAaaatattcaagtttttaaaGATTGTTATCTGTAGTATCCTCATTACAACCCTACTGTTGTTTACAATAGTATGTATCAGGACTCTTTCACTGGACGTAAATGTCGGACTTCAACTCGCACGTTGGGAAAAGACGAAGAACATCTCGCTTGTCATAGACGACCACCGGCGCGAGGAGCTTCTTGCTAATTTTAAAG AGGCTATCCGGATCCCCACAGTGTCATTCTCGGAGAAGGAGAGCAACACCACCGCGCTGCTTGAATTTGACAGGCTCCTCCGAAAAG TCTTCCCAACAGTTTTCTCTTCAAGCTTGATTCGCCATGAATTGGTGGCCAACTACAGCCATCTGTTTTGGGTGCAAGGATCACAGCCTGACCTGGTGCCATACCTGCTGCTGGCCCACATCGATGTAGTACCTGCCTCAGAATCGGATGGCTGGGAAGCCCCACCATTTTCTGCCAAGGAGATAGATGGCTTCATCTATGGCAGAGGGACAATAGACGACAAGAGCCCTTTAATG GGAATACTTCAAGCACTGGAGTACTTGCTCCTAAAAGGCTATGCTCCACGGAGAGGATTTTACATTAGTCTTGGTCATGATGAAGAA gTCAGCGGTTACAAGGGGGCAATGAACATAGTGCGTGTACTGAAGCAGCGTGGCGTGCAGCTGTCGTTTGTCCTGGACGAGGGCCTGGCTGTACTTGATGGAGTCATCAGTGGTCTTGAAGGACCTGCTGCGCT AATTGGGATAAGTGAAAAGGGTTGGGCGACTGTAAAGCTTAGTGTGTCTATGATCCCTGGTCACTCCTCTATGCCTCCCAGTGAGACCACCATTGGGATATTGGCTGCAGCAGTCAAAAG ACTAGAGGACAACCCTATGCCGAGATTATTTGGTCACGGGCCTGAACGTGAAACATTTGAGCACCTTGCACATAAG TTTGGGCTCCCAATGAAGTTCATAATGTCAAATTTGTGGCTGTTCGCCCCACTCCTTGGCAG GGTACTTGAAAGAAAACCAGAAACTAATGCTTTTGTAAGGACAACCACAGCAGTCACCATGTTTAATGCAGGAGTTAAG GTGAATATTATCCCTTCCCTCGCTGAAGCTTATGTAAATCTACGAATCCACTCGTCACAGTCACTACAAGAG GTCCTGGACCTATTCCAGTCTACAGTGGGGGACCAACGCGTGAAGATAGAGCTTGTCGATGGGTTTGACCCTCTTCCTGTGAGCTCTGCAGATGAAAAGTCCTTTGGCTTCCAGATAATCAAGAAGACAGTGTTGGACATGTTTCCAACAGTTACAGTTGCTCCAG GTATCTGTATTGGGAACACAGACAGTCGACACTTCAAAGACCTGACGAAGGATATTTACCGCTTCGCCCCTGTCTGGTTTAAACCCGGTGACGCTCAGAG aTTCCATGGCATCAATGAACGGATTTCCAAAAAGAACTACGAGGAGCTTGTAGTATTTTACTTCAGTCTGATTCAAAATTGTGACATTCAGAAGCTCCCTGAGCCTCACAGCTCTGTGCATGAACTCTAA
- the LOC115010968 gene encoding chitinase-3-like protein 1 produces MCKLTVTAGLCLILASLASSSRLVCYYNSDAENRGDAGKFMVSDIDPNKCTHLIYAFSGINNANELVPTNENDIAHYQSFNTLKTRNQLLKTLLAVGGLTFNTQKFTTMVATMQSRENFIQSAITLLRDNGFDGLNLDWRNPRGAGSTSEDKQRFTLLCKELKEAFVVEGTATNRDSLMVTASVSAEKDTIDFSYDVPKIAENLDFINVLTFDFHGPWESVTGHHSPLYNGSQDTGNQSYFNTDYAMQYWRDQGAPTQKLNLGLAAYGRAFNLTTASSDVGAPANGPGEEGCYTGEEGFWAYYETCLYLEGVTTQLITDQGVSYATTENQWVGIDNNNSLDTKVSYLKMNNFGGAFVWSLDLDDFSGQFCKMGTNPFICHLHTLLVPGFPDLTTTTAPTTTTTMPTTATTPPTTAIPTTTTIPPTKTTTMPTTTTTPTTAAPTTAAPTTATPTTVAPTTAAPTTATPTTVAPTTATPTTQLQPRPLQPRQLLPQPLRPRPLRPRQLRPRPLLPRQLQPQQLLPHSNHSSSNHGSSNHGSSDHGSSDHGRSYHGSSNHGSSNHGSSNHGNSYHSSSNHSRSNHSSFYHSSSNHSSSNHSSSYHSHSDHSSSDHSSSNHSSSDHSISNHSSCCY; encoded by the exons ATGTGCAAGCTCACTGTAACTGCAG GTCTCTGTTTGATCCTCGCTAGCTTGG cCTCTTCCTCCAGGCTAGTCTGTTACTATAACAGCGATGCTGAAAATAGAGGAGACGCGGGGAAGTTCATGGTTTCAGATATCGATCCGAACAAATGTACTCACCTGATCTATGCCTTTTCTGGTATTAATAACGCAAATGAGCTGGTCCCCACCAATGAAAATGACATAGCACACTATCAGTCCTTTAATACACTCAAGACCAG AAATCAACTGCTCAAAACCCTGTTGGCGGTGGGTGGCTTGACCTTTAACACACAAAA ATTCACTACAATGGTGGCGACAATGCAAAGCAGAGAAAACTTCATCCAGTCTGCTATCACACTACTGAGGGACAATGGGTTTGATGGCCTAAACCTAGACTGGAGGAACCCCAGAGGAGCTGGAAGCACATCAGAGGACAAGCAGAGATTCACACTCCTGTGCAAG GAGCTCAAAGAGGCCTTTGTCGTTGAGGGAACAGCAACTAACCGTGACAGCTTAATGGTTACTGCTAGTGTCTCTGCTGAGAAAGACACCATCGATTTCAGTTATGATGTCCCAAAGATTGCAga AAACCTGGATTTCATTAATGTGCTGACATTTGACTTTCACGGCCCCTGGGAAAGTGTCACAGGACATCACAGCCCCTTGTACAATGGATCCCAGGACACTGGAAACCAAAGCTACTTTAACACT GATTATGCCATGCAATATTGGCGGGACCAGGGAGCACCTacacaaaaactaaatttgGGATTAGCGGCATACGGGCGAGCTTTTAACCTGACCACTGCATCCAGTGACGTTGGAGCACCAGCCAATGGTCCTGGTGAAGAAGGCTGCTACACTGGTGAAGAGGGATTCTGGGCCTATTATGAG ACTTGCCTTTATCTTGAAGGGGTAACAACCCAGCTGATTACTGATCAGGGAGTTTCATATGCCACCACAGAAAATCAGTGGGTTGGAATTGACAACAATAACAGCCTTGATACTAAG GTCAGTTACCTAAAAATGAACAACTTTGGAGGAGCCTTTGTCTGGTCTCTGGACCTGGATGACTTCAGTGGACAGTTCTGTAAAATGGGCACCAATCCCTTCATCTGCCACTTGCATACTCTCCTGGTTCCAG GTTTTCCTGACCTGACTACTACAACTGCCCCTACTACAACCACAACAATGCCCACGACCGCAACCACTCCCCCTACCACAGCAATACCCACGACCACAACAATTCCCCCTACCAAAACCACAACCATGCCCACGACCACAACAACTCCAACCACGGCCGCTCCAACCACGGCCGCTCCAACCACGGCCACTCCTACCACAGTAGCTCCAACCACGGCCGCTCCAACCACGGCCACTCCTACCACAGTAGCTCCAACCACGGCCACTCCTACCACA cagctccaaccACGGCCGCTCCAACCACggcagctcctaccacagccgCTCCGACCACGGCCGCTCCGACCACGGCAGCTCCGACCACGGCCGCTCCTACCACGGcagctccaaccacagcagctcctaccaca ctccaaccacagcagctccaaccACGGCAGCTCCAACCACGGCAGCTCCGACCACGGCAGCTCCGACCACGGCCGCTCCTACCACGGCAGCTCCAACCACGGCAGCTCCAACCACGGCAGCTCCAACCACGGCAactcctaccacagcagctccaaccacagccgctccaaccacagcagcttCTACCACAGTAGCTCCAACCACAGTagctccaaccacagcagctcctaccacagccaCTCCGACCACAGCAGCTCCgaccacagcagctccaaccacagcagctccgACCACAGCATctccaaccacagcagctgCTGTTACTGA